A part of Variovorax sp. HW608 genomic DNA contains:
- a CDS encoding amino acid ABC transporter ATP-binding protein, which yields MILFSNINKWYGDYQALTNVNAEVKRGEVVVVCGPSGSGKSTLIRTVNRLEEIKSGQLLFDGHDIHAPMSSAALNRLRSRIGFVFQSFNLFPHLSVLENIMLSPTRVLGVKRSVARDKAMQLLERVGLANKAGAYPAQLSGGQQQRVAIARALAMEPPAMLFDEPTSALDPEMVGEVLSVMRSLANEGMTMMCVTHEMNFAREVADRVWFMDAGQILEKAEPAAFFSSPQHPRAKRFLSDLRSH from the coding sequence ATGATTCTGTTTTCCAACATCAACAAGTGGTACGGCGACTACCAGGCGCTCACCAACGTCAACGCCGAAGTCAAGCGCGGCGAGGTGGTCGTGGTCTGCGGCCCGTCGGGCTCGGGCAAATCCACGCTCATCCGCACCGTCAACCGGCTGGAGGAGATCAAGTCGGGCCAGCTGCTGTTCGACGGGCACGACATCCACGCGCCGATGAGCAGCGCGGCGCTGAACCGGCTGCGCAGCCGCATCGGCTTCGTGTTCCAGAGCTTCAACCTGTTCCCGCATCTGTCGGTGCTCGAGAACATCATGCTGTCGCCGACGCGGGTGCTGGGCGTGAAGCGCTCGGTGGCGCGCGACAAGGCGATGCAGCTGCTCGAGCGCGTGGGCCTCGCCAACAAGGCCGGCGCCTATCCCGCGCAGCTCTCCGGCGGCCAGCAGCAGCGCGTGGCGATCGCGCGCGCCCTCGCGATGGAGCCGCCCGCCATGCTGTTCGACGAGCCGACCAGCGCGCTCGACCCCGAGATGGTGGGCGAGGTGCTCTCGGTCATGCGCAGCCTCGCCAACGAGGGCATGACCATGATGTGCGTCACGCACGAGATGAACTTCGCGCGCGAGGTCGCCGACCGTGTCTGGTTCATGGACGCTGGCCAGATCCTCGAGAAGGCCGAGCCGGCCGCCTTCTTCAGCAGCCCGCAGCACCCGCGAGCGAAACGCTTTCTTTCCGATCTGCGCTCGCATTGA
- a CDS encoding amino acid ABC transporter permease yields MKDFDLLAVLLKPEFGAMLLHGVEMTLKIAAGSWLLAMSIAIVLLVVRLTPSRIAERTVAAYISYHRNVPTLVQLMFWYFGIFSVLPDAVQGWLSDHNAEALISVIALGLCQAAYFSEDIRSGLRAIPAGQAEAARALGHGFIGSMRYVILPQAMRNAIPALINHSVSLFKNSSLAMAIGVAELTHAVKEVESQSFRAFEAYSVATVLYLVLSLVIMTIGAWVARRYRIAGAR; encoded by the coding sequence ATGAAAGACTTCGATCTACTGGCCGTCCTCCTGAAGCCGGAGTTCGGCGCCATGCTGCTGCACGGCGTGGAGATGACGTTGAAGATCGCGGCCGGCTCATGGCTGCTCGCGATGTCGATCGCGATCGTCCTCCTGGTCGTGCGGCTCACACCCAGCCGCATCGCCGAACGCACGGTCGCTGCCTACATCTCCTACCACCGCAACGTGCCGACGCTGGTGCAGCTGATGTTCTGGTACTTCGGCATCTTCAGCGTGCTGCCCGACGCCGTGCAGGGCTGGCTGTCGGACCACAACGCGGAAGCGCTGATCTCGGTCATCGCGCTCGGTTTGTGCCAGGCCGCGTACTTCAGCGAGGACATCCGCTCGGGGCTGCGCGCGATCCCCGCGGGGCAGGCCGAGGCCGCCCGCGCGCTGGGCCACGGCTTCATCGGTTCCATGCGCTACGTCATCCTGCCGCAGGCGATGCGCAACGCGATTCCCGCGCTGATCAACCACAGCGTGTCGCTGTTCAAGAACAGCAGCCTCGCGATGGCGATCGGCGTGGCCGAGCTGACGCATGCGGTGAAGGAAGTGGAAAGCCAGAGCTTCCGCGCCTTCGAAGCCTACAGCGTGGCCACGGTGCTCTATCTCGTGCTGTCGCTGGTCATCATGACGATCGGCGCCTGGGTCGCACGCCGCTATCGCATCGCAGGGGCGAGGTAA
- a CDS encoding acetyl-CoA carboxylase biotin carboxyl carrier protein, whose product MPTADELKQMAAWLADTDIGLLELRTPNGSIRLGRDPAPGSEVVQLEAEAQDDEAVPAQAMASAPGVGVFLHAHPLHDRPVVRIGERVAAGQGLGLLRIGPLLVPVSAPAAGQVRAVCEEDGTAVGFGTALFELNID is encoded by the coding sequence ATGCCGACTGCGGACGAGCTCAAACAGATGGCCGCGTGGCTGGCCGATACCGACATCGGCCTGCTGGAACTGCGCACGCCCAACGGCAGCATCCGGCTGGGCCGCGACCCGGCGCCGGGCAGCGAGGTCGTGCAACTGGAGGCCGAAGCGCAGGACGATGAAGCCGTGCCCGCGCAGGCCATGGCAAGCGCGCCGGGCGTCGGCGTGTTCCTGCACGCCCATCCGCTGCACGACAGGCCCGTGGTGCGCATCGGCGAACGCGTGGCGGCGGGGCAGGGCCTCGGCCTGTTGCGGATCGGCCCGCTGCTCGTGCCGGTCAGCGCACCGGCAGCGGGACAGGTCCGTGCCGTGTGCGAAGAGGACGGCACGGCCGTGGGCTTCGGCACCGCGCTTTTCGAACTGAACATCGACTGA
- a CDS encoding GlxA family transcriptional regulator, protein MTQRKAPGKPLDVATRRRIVILALPPVDALDVIGPAEVFTLANRLHGAAPTPYVLELLSPGPDIDLESESGIALRAHRTIEQERRASRPIDTLIVASGFSPHQNLDRTAIDWIRTRSRTVRRICSICVGAFALADAGLLDGRRATTHWGMARRLAELYPAVRVDANPIWVKDGNVYTSAGISAGIDLALALVGDDLGNDFALEIAKNLVLFLRRPGGQAQFSVSLQAQRGVGPRLEELRTWISEHLHTDLTVEVLADRLSTSVRTLMRMFERELDTTPAKYVEEVRLEAVCRALEFGGRSLEEIARRCGYRSVDVLRKAFTRRLGVSPREYAQRFATGMANTPNACSGQ, encoded by the coding sequence ATGACCCAACGGAAAGCGCCCGGCAAGCCTCTCGACGTGGCAACGCGCAGACGCATCGTCATCCTTGCCCTGCCGCCGGTGGACGCGCTCGACGTCATCGGACCCGCGGAGGTGTTCACGCTGGCGAATCGCCTGCATGGCGCGGCGCCGACGCCCTACGTGCTGGAGTTGTTGAGCCCGGGGCCTGACATCGATCTGGAGAGTGAATCCGGCATTGCTCTTCGGGCGCACAGGACGATCGAACAGGAGCGCCGTGCGAGCAGGCCCATCGACACCTTGATTGTTGCGTCGGGCTTCAGTCCCCACCAGAACCTGGACCGCACAGCCATCGATTGGATTCGCACGCGCTCGCGCACCGTGCGGCGCATTTGCTCGATATGCGTTGGCGCCTTTGCCCTCGCCGATGCGGGTCTGCTGGATGGTCGCCGGGCGACAACGCATTGGGGAATGGCACGGCGCCTGGCTGAGCTCTATCCTGCGGTTCGGGTCGATGCAAATCCCATCTGGGTGAAAGACGGCAACGTGTACACCTCAGCCGGGATATCGGCGGGAATCGACCTTGCTCTGGCCCTGGTCGGTGATGACCTGGGCAACGACTTCGCCCTCGAAATCGCCAAGAATCTGGTCCTGTTCCTGAGGCGTCCCGGTGGGCAGGCGCAGTTCAGCGTTTCCCTTCAGGCGCAGCGCGGAGTCGGCCCCAGGTTGGAAGAGCTGCGGACATGGATCAGCGAGCATCTCCACACGGACCTCACGGTCGAGGTACTTGCAGACAGGCTATCGACCAGTGTCAGGACGCTGATGCGGATGTTCGAGCGAGAGCTCGACACCACGCCTGCGAAGTACGTCGAGGAGGTCCGCCTCGAAGCCGTCTGCAGGGCGCTCGAGTTCGGTGGACGCTCCTTGGAGGAAATTGCGCGCCGGTGCGGCTACCGCAGCGTGGACGTATTGCGCAAGGCATTCACACGGCGTCTGGGCGTGAGCCCGAGGGAGTACGCCCAGCGCTTTG
- a CDS encoding biotin-dependent carboxyltransferase family protein: MIEVLSSAALATVQDAGRKGSLRWGVGTSGAMDNLALAAGNLLLGNDANAAAIEVPVFPFKVRFDEDCAFALTGADCAARLDDAPLMPWWVHQARAGQVLTLGLPQGGAQRGSRAMLCVAGGVDVPEVLGSRSTQLRGAFGGHEGRALRRGDVLRAGRAGEPCRTQFGLVPPSLTLPLQVDGVSAVRVLPAAEYLGFEASSRAAFWAGEWKITAQSDRYGYRLEGEALRPVAPMEIRSHGIVPGVIQVPHSGQPIIQMRDAQPSGGYPKFGTVIEADLWRLGQAPIGSRIRFVEVSWAEAIAALDETEAWLHKVSRIVDLHRSAPQRK; the protein is encoded by the coding sequence ATGATCGAAGTCCTCTCATCCGCCGCGCTCGCGACCGTGCAGGACGCGGGACGCAAGGGCAGCCTGCGCTGGGGCGTGGGCACCTCCGGCGCCATGGACAACCTGGCGCTGGCGGCCGGCAACCTGCTGCTCGGCAATGACGCGAATGCGGCGGCCATCGAGGTGCCGGTGTTCCCGTTCAAGGTGCGCTTCGACGAGGACTGCGCCTTCGCGCTGACCGGCGCCGATTGCGCCGCACGCCTGGACGACGCGCCGCTCATGCCGTGGTGGGTGCACCAGGCGCGCGCGGGCCAGGTGCTCACGCTGGGCCTGCCGCAGGGCGGCGCGCAGCGCGGCAGCCGCGCGATGCTGTGCGTGGCCGGCGGCGTGGACGTGCCGGAAGTGCTGGGCTCGCGCAGCACGCAACTGCGCGGCGCCTTCGGCGGGCACGAGGGCCGCGCGCTGCGGCGCGGCGACGTGCTGCGCGCCGGCCGTGCCGGCGAGCCGTGCCGCACCCAATTCGGGCTCGTTCCGCCTTCGTTGACGCTGCCGCTTCAGGTCGATGGCGTGTCCGCGGTGCGCGTGCTGCCCGCGGCCGAATACCTGGGCTTCGAGGCATCCTCGCGCGCCGCCTTCTGGGCCGGCGAATGGAAGATCACGGCGCAGAGCGACCGCTACGGCTACCGGCTGGAGGGCGAGGCCCTGCGGCCCGTCGCGCCGATGGAGATCCGCTCGCACGGCATCGTGCCGGGCGTGATCCAGGTCCCGCACAGCGGGCAGCCGATCATCCAGATGCGCGATGCGCAGCCCTCGGGCGGCTATCCCAAGTTCGGGACGGTCATCGAGGCCGACCTCTGGCGCCTCGGGCAGGCGCCGATCGGCAGCCGCATCCGCTTCGTCGAAGTCAGCTGGGCCGAGGCGATCGCCGCCCTCGACGAAACCGAGGCGTGGCTGCACAAGGTCAGCCGCATCGTGGACCTGCACCGCAGTGCGCCGCAAAGGAAGTGA
- a CDS encoding ABC transporter substrate-binding protein, with protein MSKKTAIRLAVIGCSLSALAVLAHADQWDEINQRKELKCGTFADVPPFAAPDPKTREMVGFDVDLCNALAKQLGLTAKITPLSVEARVPEVKLGRVDVTVANLAYTKSRGEQIQFSDPYYIAKEMLAVKASDPGTTKADFKGKRLSSTKGSTSELSIKMNGSEAVTFQDTGSAFMAVQQNKSVGMVANTMTITKLVNQSKTSGVELKMIKEPMVYQPIGIGMKKDEPVLLAKVNAALYALDKAGEIDKLWAKWLGPNTEYKLTRDEKVTPLADLKYELLP; from the coding sequence ATGTCGAAGAAGACTGCGATCCGTCTGGCCGTCATCGGCTGTAGCCTGTCCGCACTCGCCGTGCTCGCGCACGCGGACCAATGGGACGAGATCAACCAGCGCAAGGAGCTCAAGTGCGGCACCTTCGCCGACGTTCCGCCTTTTGCCGCGCCCGATCCCAAGACGCGCGAGATGGTCGGCTTCGACGTCGATCTGTGCAATGCGCTCGCGAAGCAACTCGGCCTGACTGCGAAGATCACGCCCCTGTCGGTCGAGGCGCGGGTGCCCGAAGTCAAGCTCGGGCGCGTCGACGTCACGGTCGCGAACCTCGCCTACACCAAGAGCCGGGGCGAGCAGATCCAGTTCAGCGACCCGTACTACATCGCCAAGGAAATGCTCGCGGTGAAGGCCTCCGACCCCGGCACGACCAAGGCCGACTTCAAGGGCAAGCGGCTCAGCTCGACCAAGGGCTCGACCTCCGAGCTCTCGATCAAGATGAACGGCTCCGAGGCCGTGACCTTCCAGGACACCGGCTCCGCCTTCATGGCCGTGCAGCAGAACAAGTCGGTCGGCATGGTGGCGAACACCATGACCATCACCAAGCTCGTCAACCAGTCGAAGACCTCGGGCGTCGAACTCAAGATGATCAAGGAGCCGATGGTGTACCAGCCGATCGGCATCGGCATGAAGAAGGACGAGCCGGTGCTGCTCGCCAAGGTCAACGCGGCGCTCTACGCGCTGGACAAGGCCGGCGAGATCGACAAGCTCTGGGCCAAGTGGCTCGGGCCGAACACCGAGTACAAGCTGACACGCGACGAGAAGGTGACGCCGCTGGCGGATCTGAAGTACGAGCTCCTGCCGTAG
- a CDS encoding SDR family oxidoreductase, producing MPFSDYKTALVTGASSGIGAAVVERLSKEGLQVHAIARSAGKLDELASRTGCIPHALDVADLEGITRLAKEVPFDVLVNNAGVDRPGSILQADAEGIDLLVDVNLRAVLHLCRLVVPGMAARDRGHVINISSIAGAYNFNGNSTYHATKAAVSMLSRQLRIDCFGKRVRVTEICPGRVATDIFAHVHGESEETYKRFVEGFELPQAEDIANAIAFAIAAPIAVNVGHMEITPTLQVPGGLSTTRPQEAKA from the coding sequence ATGCCGTTCTCCGACTACAAGACCGCACTCGTCACCGGCGCCTCGTCGGGCATCGGCGCCGCCGTGGTCGAGCGTCTCTCCAAGGAGGGCCTGCAGGTCCATGCGATCGCGCGCAGCGCCGGCAAGCTGGACGAGCTCGCTTCGCGCACCGGCTGCATTCCGCATGCGCTCGACGTCGCCGACCTCGAAGGCATCACGCGGCTCGCGAAGGAAGTTCCCTTCGACGTGCTGGTCAACAACGCGGGCGTGGACCGGCCGGGCTCGATCCTGCAGGCCGACGCCGAAGGCATCGACCTGCTGGTGGACGTGAACCTGCGTGCCGTGCTGCACCTGTGCCGGCTGGTGGTGCCGGGCATGGCGGCGCGCGATCGCGGCCACGTGATCAACATCAGCTCGATCGCGGGCGCCTACAACTTCAACGGCAACAGCACCTATCACGCGACCAAGGCGGCGGTGAGCATGCTGTCGCGCCAGCTTCGCATCGATTGCTTCGGCAAGCGCGTGCGGGTCACCGAGATCTGCCCGGGCCGCGTCGCCACCGACATCTTTGCGCACGTGCACGGCGAATCCGAGGAGACCTACAAGCGCTTCGTCGAAGGCTTCGAGCTGCCGCAGGCCGAGGACATCGCCAACGCCATCGCCTTCGCGATCGCCGCGCCGATCGCGGTGAACGTCGGCCACATGGAAATCACGCCGACGCTGCAGGTGCCGGGCGGGCTTTCCACCACCCGTCCGCAAGAGGCCAAGGCCTGA
- a CDS encoding LamB/YcsF family protein: protein MDIDLNADLGEGFGPWRMGEDEALLDIVSSANIACGFHAGDPVIMNRTVRTAGSKGVDIGAHVGFPDLMGFGRRPMQIDTAELATYVTYQLGALAGMARAAGLRVTHMSFHGALGNMAAADAALAAPLVRAVADFDPELIISSSASRAIEGAAERCGLRVATTFLADRACDDAGLLVPRKLPDSVIHDPDAVLARVRQLLDDGTVTSYSGKRIPMKARSILVHGDTPGAVALARAVRGAVEAGGRVVPISQQLARTAGSART, encoded by the coding sequence ATGGACATCGATCTGAACGCCGATCTCGGCGAAGGCTTCGGCCCCTGGCGCATGGGCGAGGACGAGGCGCTGCTGGACATCGTCTCTTCCGCCAACATCGCCTGCGGTTTCCATGCCGGCGATCCGGTCATCATGAACCGCACCGTGCGCACCGCCGGCAGCAAGGGTGTGGACATCGGCGCGCATGTGGGTTTTCCCGACCTGATGGGTTTCGGGCGCCGCCCGATGCAGATCGACACCGCGGAACTCGCCACCTACGTGACCTACCAGCTCGGCGCGCTGGCCGGCATGGCGCGCGCCGCCGGGCTTCGCGTGACGCACATGAGTTTCCATGGTGCCCTGGGCAACATGGCCGCGGCGGATGCGGCGCTCGCTGCGCCGCTGGTGCGCGCGGTCGCGGATTTCGACCCCGAGCTCATCATCAGCTCCTCCGCGAGCCGCGCGATCGAGGGTGCGGCCGAGCGATGCGGCCTGCGCGTGGCCACCACCTTCCTGGCCGATCGCGCCTGCGACGACGCCGGCCTCCTGGTGCCGCGCAAGCTGCCCGATTCGGTGATCCACGACCCCGATGCGGTGCTGGCCCGGGTGCGGCAGCTGCTGGACGACGGCACGGTCACCAGCTACAGCGGCAAGCGCATTCCGATGAAGGCCCGTTCGATCCTGGTGCACGGCGACACCCCCGGCGCGGTGGCGCTGGCGCGCGCGGTGCGCGGCGCGGTCGAGGCCGGCGGGCGCGTGGTGCCGATCTCGCAGCAGCTCGCCCGGACGGCCGGGTCTGCCCGGACATAA
- a CDS encoding amino acid ABC transporter permease yields the protein MYSIFEILRDNWLLLLVGQYPSGPLGGICATLILSVLGILMAFPLSVLLALARLSPWKLLSWPAAVLVYVVRGVPLLMVILWVYFLVPLLIGREVSGFTTMLCTLVIYEGAYLSEVVRAGIQALPKGQVEAARSLGHSHLGTMWYVVLPQALYNMLPSMLSQFISTIKETTLGYVINVQELTFAANQINNQLLTKPFQVFFILAITFYVVCFSLTQLAHWVERRIAHKRLGMTPAKPAEGEVPLPSPTVATNS from the coding sequence ATGTACAGCATCTTCGAAATCCTGCGCGACAACTGGCTGCTGCTGCTGGTCGGCCAGTACCCGAGCGGGCCGTTGGGCGGCATCTGCGCGACGCTGATCCTTTCCGTGCTTGGCATCCTGATGGCTTTCCCGCTCTCGGTGCTCCTCGCGCTGGCCCGCCTGTCGCCCTGGAAGCTCTTGAGCTGGCCCGCGGCGGTGCTGGTGTACGTGGTGCGCGGCGTGCCGCTCCTGATGGTGATCCTGTGGGTCTACTTCCTCGTGCCGCTGCTCATCGGGCGCGAAGTCTCGGGCTTCACCACCATGCTGTGCACGCTGGTGATCTACGAAGGCGCCTACCTGTCGGAAGTCGTCCGCGCCGGCATCCAGGCGCTGCCCAAGGGGCAGGTCGAGGCGGCGCGGTCGCTCGGGCACAGCCATCTCGGGACCATGTGGTACGTGGTCCTTCCGCAGGCCCTCTACAACATGCTGCCGAGCATGCTGAGCCAGTTCATCTCCACGATCAAGGAGACCACGCTCGGCTACGTGATCAACGTGCAGGAGCTCACCTTCGCCGCGAACCAGATCAACAACCAGTTGCTGACCAAGCCGTTCCAGGTGTTCTTCATCCTGGCCATCACCTTCTACGTGGTGTGCTTCAGCCTCACGCAACTGGCGCATTGGGTGGAGCGCCGCATCGCCCACAAGCGGCTCGGCATGACACCGGCCAAGCCCGCCGAAGGCGAGGTCCCCCTGCCGTCGCCGACGGTCGCAACGAATTCATGA
- a CDS encoding histone H1-like repetitive region-containing protein, giving the protein MTDFHLIDSDMASEPSGVTEPSVIDLPAQQPTAPTPPATPELPSSAAAEARTEPEAATVEKAPASSPKRAAAKKAAAKKVSEPKSAKPVASKSPAKKAAAKKPVVKATTAKKMTAKKTTAKKTTAKKTPAKKTPAKKAAVKKTIAKKAVAKKAVAKKSGPLKARAAKAVVAPPQVPKAAAPVVPAKPVKAAASHERAHDAVKAKSKLVRDSFTMPEQDFGLIAVLKDRALGFKRPAKKSELLRAGLHALQQLGDAQLRGALDSLTPLKAGRPKKKGN; this is encoded by the coding sequence ATGACCGACTTTCACCTGATTGACAGCGACATGGCGTCCGAGCCCAGCGGCGTGACCGAACCCTCGGTGATCGATTTGCCGGCTCAGCAGCCAACGGCGCCAACGCCGCCCGCGACACCAGAGCTTCCGTCCAGCGCGGCCGCCGAGGCTCGGACAGAGCCTGAAGCGGCGACGGTCGAAAAGGCACCGGCAAGCAGTCCCAAGCGAGCCGCCGCCAAGAAAGCTGCGGCCAAGAAAGTTTCGGAGCCGAAGTCGGCGAAGCCCGTGGCTTCGAAGTCTCCAGCAAAGAAAGCCGCGGCGAAAAAGCCCGTAGTGAAGGCAACGACGGCGAAGAAGATGACCGCCAAGAAGACGACCGCCAAGAAAACGACGGCGAAGAAGACGCCAGCGAAGAAGACGCCAGCGAAGAAGGCGGCTGTGAAGAAGACGATCGCGAAGAAAGCAGTTGCGAAGAAAGCGGTTGCGAAGAAGAGCGGACCGCTGAAGGCCAGGGCCGCGAAGGCCGTGGTCGCACCGCCTCAAGTGCCAAAGGCTGCCGCGCCCGTTGTACCGGCGAAACCGGTCAAAGCCGCGGCTTCCCACGAACGCGCGCATGACGCGGTCAAAGCCAAATCCAAGCTCGTGCGCGACAGCTTCACCATGCCCGAGCAGGACTTCGGTCTGATTGCCGTCCTCAAGGACCGCGCGCTGGGATTCAAGCGCCCCGCGAAGAAGAGCGAGCTTCTGCGGGCAGGCCTGCATGCGCTTCAGCAGCTCGGCGACGCCCAACTGCGAGGCGCGCTTGATTCGCTGACGCCGTTGAAAGCGGGGCGGCCGAAGAAGAAGGGCAACTGA